From the Phycisphaerae bacterium genome, the window GGCAGGCGGTGATGGCAGCCGGTCGCTTTTACAAGCTGGAGCTGCCCGACCTGTTGGTCATCACCGACGACCTGGCGCTTCCGGTGGGCCGCATTCGGATGCGTGCCGGCGGTTCCGCGGGAAGTCATAACGGCTTGCAGGACTTGATCAATCGGCTGGGCTCGGAGGAGTTCTGTCGATTGCGTTTGGGAATCGGGGCGGCCGTCGGCGACGGCGCCTCCTATGTGCTGGGTCGGTTCCCGCCCGAGGAGGAAGAGGTCATGGCCATTGTTCGGGTTCGCTCCGCGGAAGCGGCTGAGAGCTGGGTGACCAACGGGCCCGAGCGGACCATGAGCATGTTCAACGGTGACGTGATACCGACGTCGTAAGCGCCCAGTGACGCAGTGGTTTGCGTAGAGGAGAAGTTCGATCTTGACGCCCAATCAATATGAAGCAATGTATCTGTTCGACCCGACGTTCGGCGCGTCGTGGGAGGATTGTGAAGCCGAGATCAAGCGGCTGATGTCCCGAGCCGAGGCAGAGCTGGTCTTCTGCAAGAAATGGGATGAGCGTCGTCTGGCGTTTAAGGTCAAGGGTCGCAAGCGC encodes:
- a CDS encoding aminoacyl-tRNA hydrolase, which codes for MTGEKSAAVKLIVGLGNPGPQYAGTRHNVGFDVVDILAKRWGANLSAEKFHGWFDLAAFAGERVGLMKPTTFMNRSGQAVMAAGRFYKLELPDLLVITDDLALPVGRIRMRAGGSAGSHNGLQDLINRLGSEEFCRLRLGIGAAVGDGASYVLGRFPPEEEEVMAIVRVRSAEAAESWVTNGPERTMSMFNGDVIPTS